The Miltoncostaea oceani genome includes a region encoding these proteins:
- a CDS encoding ATP-binding protein, whose amino-acid sequence MSDELADVELVLPAEPESVALARQMVRGVLDSLGWGEESRTDISIAVTEACTNSVLHAYPDGDGGEYEVHAWVEPEKLVVAVRDRGRGITPRVPSPAAGLGLGVPLMLAIGDDVSFHTEDGVTEVRMTFSRSSRQAGS is encoded by the coding sequence GTGAGCGACGAACTCGCCGACGTCGAGCTGGTCCTCCCGGCCGAGCCCGAGAGCGTGGCGCTCGCGCGCCAGATGGTGCGCGGCGTGCTCGACTCCCTCGGATGGGGCGAGGAGAGCCGCACCGACATCTCCATCGCGGTCACCGAGGCCTGCACCAACTCCGTCCTCCACGCCTACCCCGACGGGGACGGTGGCGAGTACGAGGTCCACGCCTGGGTCGAGCCCGAGAAGCTCGTCGTCGCCGTGCGCGACCGCGGCCGGGGCATCACGCCCCGCGTGCCCTCCCCCGCCGCGGGCCTCGGCCTCGGCGTCCCGCTCATGCTGGCCATCGGGGACGACGTCTCCTTCCACACGGAGGACGGCGTGACCGAGGTCCGCATGACCTTCTCCCGCTCCTCGCGTCAGGCGGGGTCGTGA
- a CDS encoding cellulase family glycosylhydrolase encodes MRSRTRVVGGLVAVVVAIAAVVGAVMLSGGDGTDAPGAIVAVQDDHLPVDPIETIPGRLDMIADTGVTTTRVDLHWAEIAPSRPDDPRDPADPAYDWGRADLIMLGLAERGITPIVSAYNTPPWASGGLVEPGIVANTLAPDPEDYADFMSALATRYSGNTTSPGGDPLPEVRRFEIWNEPNLGGFLKPQVEDGVRVSLDNYAAMATAAYAPIKAANPDAIVIAGVGGPRSSTSPTGVGAVEWARGLVERDIPLDAYSQHVYPSAAPNEPTEVVPSWSSLGRFLDEIDAFRPGLPLYITEAGYTTADTAFRASSVTEEEQAQYLEEIYDLPQLKSGRIKAVVWFNLQDNVNWPAGLLREDLSRKPSYERFLEAVEGQEGAVLTD; translated from the coding sequence ATGCGCAGTAGGACACGGGTGGTGGGCGGGCTGGTGGCCGTGGTGGTCGCTATCGCCGCCGTGGTGGGGGCCGTGATGCTCTCCGGCGGGGACGGCACGGACGCGCCGGGCGCGATCGTCGCGGTGCAGGACGACCACCTGCCGGTCGACCCGATCGAGACGATCCCCGGGCGCCTCGACATGATCGCCGACACCGGCGTCACCACCACCCGCGTCGACCTGCACTGGGCGGAGATCGCCCCCTCGCGGCCCGACGACCCCCGCGACCCGGCGGACCCCGCGTACGACTGGGGGCGCGCCGACCTGATCATGCTGGGCCTCGCCGAGCGCGGCATCACGCCGATCGTCTCCGCCTACAACACGCCGCCGTGGGCCTCCGGGGGCCTCGTCGAGCCGGGGATCGTGGCGAACACGCTCGCCCCCGACCCGGAGGACTACGCCGACTTCATGTCGGCCCTCGCGACCCGGTACTCGGGGAACACGACCTCGCCCGGCGGCGACCCGCTGCCGGAGGTGCGCCGCTTCGAGATCTGGAACGAGCCGAACCTCGGGGGCTTCCTGAAGCCGCAGGTGGAGGACGGCGTGCGGGTGTCGCTCGACAACTACGCCGCGATGGCGACCGCCGCGTACGCGCCGATCAAGGCGGCCAACCCCGACGCGATCGTGATCGCGGGCGTCGGCGGGCCGCGGAGCAGCACCAGCCCGACCGGCGTCGGGGCCGTCGAGTGGGCCCGCGGGCTCGTCGAGCGCGACATCCCGCTCGACGCGTACTCCCAGCACGTCTACCCGTCGGCGGCGCCGAACGAGCCGACGGAGGTCGTCCCGAGCTGGAGCAGCCTCGGCCGCTTCCTCGACGAGATCGACGCGTTCCGGCCGGGCCTGCCGCTCTACATCACCGAGGCGGGGTACACGACGGCCGACACCGCCTTCCGGGCGAGCAGCGTCACCGAGGAGGAGCAGGCGCAGTACCTCGAGGAGATCTACGACCTGCCGCAGCTGAAGTCGGGCCGCATCAAGGCGGTGGTCTGGTTCAACCTCCAGGACAACGTGAACTGGCCCGCCGGCCTGCTGCGCGAGGACCTCTCGCGCAAGCCGAGCTACGAGCGCTTCCTCGAGGCCGTGGAGGGCCAGGAGGGCGCGGTCCTCACCGACTGA
- a CDS encoding SigB/SigF/SigG family RNA polymerase sigma factor: protein MPPARTLSASERERMIVEHLPLVRGLARRYADRGEPLDDLVQVGTIGLIKAIDRFEPERGFKLASFATPTILGEIRRHFRDRSWTVRVPRGIQEARAQISHAVSELSAENGRSPSVREIAESTGLSMEDVLDALAAGSAQRPAPLASPGGADGDDEVGISVGIEDAGYAQAEARATLDSGLSALPARERVILHLRFEEGMTQSQIAERIGVSQMHVSRLIRRALEALRESAGDVDPDAAVGAEPW, encoded by the coding sequence ATGCCCCCCGCCCGAACATTGAGCGCCTCCGAGCGCGAGCGAATGATCGTGGAGCACCTGCCCCTCGTGAGGGGTCTGGCGCGGCGCTACGCCGACCGCGGAGAGCCCCTCGACGACCTCGTCCAGGTCGGGACGATCGGGCTGATCAAGGCGATCGACCGGTTCGAGCCGGAGCGCGGCTTCAAGCTCGCCAGCTTCGCGACCCCCACCATCCTCGGGGAGATCCGCCGCCACTTCCGCGACCGCTCCTGGACCGTCCGCGTGCCGCGCGGCATCCAGGAGGCCCGGGCCCAGATCTCCCACGCGGTCTCCGAGCTGTCCGCCGAGAACGGCCGCAGCCCGTCGGTCCGCGAGATCGCCGAGTCGACGGGCCTGAGCATGGAGGACGTCCTCGACGCCCTCGCCGCGGGCAGCGCCCAGCGCCCCGCCCCGCTCGCCTCCCCCGGCGGCGCGGACGGCGACGACGAGGTCGGGATCTCCGTCGGCATCGAGGACGCCGGCTACGCCCAGGCCGAGGCGCGCGCCACGCTCGACTCCGGCCTCTCCGCCCTCCCCGCGCGGGAGCGGGTCATCCTGCACCTCCGGTTCGAGGAGGGGATGACGCAGTCGCAGATCGCGGAGCGCATCGGCGTGTCGCAGATGCACGTGTCGCGCCTCATCCGCCGGGCCCTCGAGGCCCTGCGCGAATCCGCCGGCGACGTGGACCCGGACGCGGCCGTGGGGGCGGAGCCGTGGTGA
- a CDS encoding undecaprenyl-diphosphate phosphatase, producing the protein MSWFEAIVLGITQGLTEFLPISSTGHLRIVPAFAGWEDPGALFTAVIQLGTMLAVVIYFWRDLIRITGVWLRSLRRPELRGELDARMGWYIILATIPIGVFGLAFNDQIENGARNLYLIGVVLIVLGLILMVAEKVGRKTRGLEEVTRTDAIWVGLAQAMALVPGTSRSGATITAGLFLGMEREAAARFSFLLSIPAIVLSGLYGLTELISGEDDVAFGALAIATIAAFVVGYVSIAFLLRYLARHSTYIFVVYRVVLGAVVLILTATGTIS; encoded by the coding sequence GTGTCCTGGTTCGAAGCGATCGTCCTCGGCATCACGCAGGGGCTCACCGAGTTCCTGCCGATCTCGAGCACGGGCCATCTGCGCATCGTCCCCGCCTTCGCCGGCTGGGAGGACCCCGGGGCTCTGTTCACCGCCGTCATCCAGCTCGGCACGATGCTGGCGGTGGTCATCTACTTCTGGCGCGACCTCATCCGGATCACCGGGGTCTGGCTGCGGAGCCTGCGCCGGCCGGAGCTCCGCGGCGAGCTCGACGCCCGGATGGGCTGGTACATCATCCTCGCGACGATCCCGATCGGGGTCTTCGGGCTGGCGTTCAACGACCAGATCGAGAACGGCGCCCGCAACCTGTACCTGATCGGCGTCGTGCTGATCGTCCTCGGCCTGATCCTGATGGTCGCCGAGAAGGTCGGCCGCAAGACGCGCGGCCTCGAGGAGGTCACGCGCACCGACGCGATCTGGGTCGGCCTGGCGCAGGCGATGGCCCTCGTGCCGGGGACCTCGCGGTCGGGCGCGACGATCACGGCCGGCCTGTTCCTCGGCATGGAGCGCGAGGCCGCCGCGCGGTTCTCGTTCCTGCTGTCGATCCCCGCGATCGTGCTGAGCGGCCTCTACGGGCTGACGGAGCTGATCTCGGGTGAGGACGACGTGGCGTTCGGCGCGCTCGCCATCGCGACCATCGCCGCGTTCGTCGTCGGCTACGTGTCGATCGCGTTCCTGCTCCGCTACCTCGCGCGCCACTCCACGTACATCTTCGTGGTCTACCGCGTGGTGCTCGGCGCCGTCGTCCTGATCCTCACGGCGACGGGGACGATCAGCTAG
- a CDS encoding STAS domain-containing protein, whose amino-acid sequence MHDESIATFRASSHEADDSVVVVANGELDLVGAPRLLQAMPGEGSTPVVLDLGGVQFMDSSGLRSLLEARQSCIDAGRPFAIARPSVAVTRVLELVDLSGEFDVVDAPPTPTDGGAA is encoded by the coding sequence GTGCACGACGAATCGATAGCCACGTTCCGCGCCTCGTCCCACGAGGCCGACGACTCCGTCGTCGTCGTGGCGAACGGCGAGCTCGACCTCGTGGGCGCCCCGCGGCTGCTCCAGGCGATGCCCGGTGAGGGCTCCACCCCGGTGGTCCTCGACCTCGGCGGCGTCCAGTTCATGGACTCGTCGGGCCTGCGGTCCCTGCTCGAGGCGCGGCAGTCGTGCATCGACGCCGGCCGTCCCTTCGCCATCGCCCGGCCCTCGGTCGCGGTGACCCGGGTGCTCGAGCTGGTGGACCTGTCCGGGGAGTTCGACGTCGTCGACGCCCCGCCCACGCCCACGGACGGCGGCGCGGCCTAG
- a CDS encoding cytochrome P460 family protein — MARLRTWCTPAVAALALGLAGCGDRDDAAGTTPASAPAATTAAPPTPTAPEPPAPEPPPRPLPGLPPDTAGFEDWPRLNAAPIPPDSAQTARVGFDAHRGVKNVHVDQPGARAGDPGPPYPDGTVLVKAAGTGGDLTLVAIMRKVAGSDPAHGDWEYVEYKRTGAGQDFATDASLTGATCWSCHAIAAGTDWVFTPADPG; from the coding sequence GTGGCACGCCTGCGCACATGGTGCACACCCGCCGTCGCGGCGCTCGCGCTCGGCCTCGCGGGGTGCGGGGACCGCGACGACGCCGCCGGGACGACGCCCGCGTCGGCGCCGGCCGCCACCACCGCCGCCCCTCCCACGCCGACGGCGCCGGAGCCGCCGGCCCCCGAGCCCCCGCCCCGTCCCCTGCCGGGGCTGCCCCCCGACACGGCGGGGTTCGAGGACTGGCCGCGGCTGAACGCCGCGCCGATCCCGCCCGACTCGGCGCAGACCGCCCGCGTCGGGTTCGACGCGCACCGGGGAGTGAAGAACGTCCACGTCGACCAGCCGGGGGCGCGCGCCGGCGACCCCGGGCCGCCCTACCCCGACGGGACGGTGCTGGTGAAGGCGGCCGGCACCGGCGGCGACCTCACCCTGGTCGCGATCATGCGCAAGGTGGCGGGGAGCGACCCCGCCCACGGCGACTGGGAGTACGTGGAGTACAAGCGCACGGGCGCCGGGCAGGACTTCGCGACGGACGCGAGCCTCACCGGCGCCACCTGCTGGAGCTGCCATGCGATCGCCGCCGGGACCGACTGGGTGTTCACCCCCGCCGATCCCGGCTGA
- a CDS encoding YihY/virulence factor BrkB family protein: MRRRTLVGIGLAAALVALPDRRRARDGADPGTGDAAAPAPRSAPIAPHVAADLGGAPAQAASTPAWRTAIDVVVTAVKTGLARNITDVAASLAYYGFLAIPATLLVAVGAFGVFAGPDTIASLLDRMEGVVPDEALTLIGDSLTRVTESAGGGLGLALVGLVLAVWTASGAMSALMRGMNAVHGRKEDRPFARQRLTAVALLGWVLLAVIVSFGLLVLGAPLSQAVGEAFDAETLVGWLWWVAQWPILGAALLVALAGILRSGPAGSPGSPRAVLAGAAVAVLIFVVASGLFGVYVSRFGSYGAAWGSLSAVIVMLTWLWLTSLAILIGSEVEVEVDRRTREGASGR, encoded by the coding sequence ATGAGACGGCGCACGCTCGTCGGCATCGGGCTCGCGGCGGCACTGGTCGCGCTCCCCGACCGGCGCAGGGCCCGTGACGGCGCGGACCCCGGCACGGGGGACGCGGCCGCACCGGCCCCACGCAGCGCCCCGATCGCGCCCCACGTGGCCGCCGACCTCGGCGGCGCGCCGGCGCAGGCCGCGTCGACCCCGGCGTGGCGGACCGCGATCGACGTCGTCGTCACGGCCGTCAAGACGGGCCTCGCCCGCAACATCACCGACGTCGCCGCGTCCCTCGCCTACTACGGGTTCCTCGCGATCCCCGCCACCCTTCTCGTCGCCGTCGGCGCGTTCGGCGTCTTCGCCGGGCCCGACACCATCGCGAGCCTGCTCGACCGGATGGAGGGCGTCGTGCCCGACGAGGCGCTGACCCTCATCGGCGACTCCCTCACCCGGGTCACCGAGAGCGCCGGCGGGGGCCTCGGCCTGGCCCTCGTCGGCCTCGTGCTCGCCGTCTGGACGGCGAGCGGGGCCATGTCCGCGCTGATGCGCGGCATGAACGCCGTCCACGGGCGGAAGGAGGACCGGCCGTTCGCGCGGCAGCGCCTCACCGCCGTCGCCCTCCTCGGCTGGGTGCTGCTCGCCGTGATCGTCTCGTTCGGCCTGCTGGTGCTCGGCGCGCCCCTGTCGCAGGCGGTCGGCGAGGCCTTCGACGCCGAGACCCTCGTCGGCTGGCTCTGGTGGGTCGCCCAGTGGCCGATCCTCGGCGCCGCCCTCCTCGTGGCGCTCGCGGGGATCCTGCGCTCCGGCCCGGCGGGGAGCCCCGGCAGCCCCCGCGCGGTGCTGGCGGGCGCGGCGGTCGCCGTGCTGATCTTCGTCGTCGCGTCCGGCCTGTTCGGCGTCTACGTCTCGCGCTTCGGGTCGTACGGCGCGGCGTGGGGGTCGCTGTCGGCCGTGATCGTGATGCTCACCTGGCTGTGGCTCACGAGCCTCGCGATCCTGATCGGGTCGGAGGTCGAGGTCGAGGTGGACCGCCGCACCCGGGAGGGCGCGTCCGGGCGCTGA